The Sinorhizobium alkalisoli genomic interval AGGCGGCCATCGGCGGCGAGCGCATCGACATAGCGACGCTCGGCCGCGAAGGGGTGCCACGCCCAGCCGCTATGGCCGAAACCGGCAAGCACGATGCGGTCGCCGCTGGAGGCGGCATTCAAGAGAATGTCGGCGACCGCAACGAGGCCGCTCGACGGAACGACGTAAGGAGAGGGCTCGAAGCGGGCGAGGTCACGCTCCAGCCGTTCCTGCGTCTCTGGGGGAACGGCGCGGTGTTTACGCCCGGTCGCACGCGCAAAGCTTTCGAAGCCGGCGGTATAGTCATCGCAGAAATCGTCAAGATCCGGGTGCGTTGCGGCAAGACCAGCCCGCATGGCGGCAAACTTCGCACCGGAGCGTACGCTCCAGATCTCGCGCGCCTGCCTCACCGGGTCGCTTGTCTTCCAGCGGCCGCCGCCGAGCATCGCGAGCGCGGGGCGACCGGTGTTGCAGACCGCGATAATGTCGGTCTTGCTGCCGCCCTTGCCGATCGAGCGGCAGTCGTTGAAACGGATCACCAGATCGGCAGTGTCGATCATCGCGGCGGCACCCTCCGGCACCTCGCCATTGCCCACGATCATGACGACGCGGCCCTCTTGCAACGTCAGTTCCCTGCGGGTTCGAGCAGTTCTTTGAGTTCTGCCGTCCGCTTTCGCGTCAGGTCCGCTAGACAGCCAGAGACGAGCATGGGCTCCATCGAGCCACCGCGCGCCTCGAAACCGGCCAGTTCACACTGGCCGTCGCGATAGCCGATCCAGGCGCGCTGCGCCTTTTTCAGCGCCCCCACGGCTCCGACATGGGCCGCGTTGATATCGCCCAGTTCCTTGTCGGTTGCCTGCATCGCGGCGATCGCCTGTCGGTAGATGCTGTTCAGTTCCATGTCGGCCGCCTCGAAATCCCGATGAGCGCAAAGGTTCAAATCCATCTGCGTCACGGCCTCCTGGCAATTCACTTCCGGCTGCTCCTGGGCGAACGCGGAAGCCGTTGAAACGATGAGGAGTAGAGCGGTGACGGGAGCAATTGGCCTCATAGCTTGCCCATCACCTGCTGGCGGAAGCCGAACACCTCGCGCTTGCCTGATAGCGGGATCAGCGTAACCTGGCGGGTCTGGCCCGGCTCGAAGCGAACGGCCGTGCCGGCAGGAATATCGAGACGCATGCCATAAGCTACCTGGCGATCGAAGTTCAGGCCAGGGTTCGTCTCCGCGAAGTGGTAATGGCTGCCGACCTGCACCGGCCGATCGCCGGAATTGGAGACCTCGATGGTGGCGGTCTCAAGACCGGCATTCAATTCGATGTCGCCGGCGGCTGCGATGATTTCCCCTGGAATCAAGTTTTTGTCCCCTCACGCAGGTCTTAGAGCGGAATGCGCTCACATACGTTCGCGCAACCGCTCTGTCTGTTTGTTTTTGCCGCATTTATGCGACGTCAGGCGATTCCACCTGACTGCAAAATGCTTTAACGGATCGGTTCATGAACGGTGACGAGCTTCGTCCCGTCCGGGAAGGTCGCCTCGATCTGAATGTCGTGGATCATGTCCGGGATGCCCTCCATCACCTGATCGCGGGTCAGCACATGCGCACCCGCCTCCATCAGTTCGGCCACGGACCGGCCGTCGCGCGCGCCTTCGACGACGAAGTCGGTAATCAGCGCGATCGCCTCCGGATGATTGAGCTTGACGCCCCGCTCCAGCCGCCGACGCGCGACCATCGCCGCCATGGAAATCAACAATTTGTCTTTTTCGCGCGGAGTGAGATTCATGAGTCGGCATCCGGGTTATTGCAGGATCAGAGAGTCCAGACTTTCGGCACAGATGCGTCCTTACGCAAGTGCGAAATGAGCGGGACGAGGATTTTTCTGAGTTCGTAACCATCGGCGGCGACCATGCGGGCGACGACCTTGTCGCGCCCGCCGACCCTGTGGTGGCTAACGCCTGCCCATGCCACCGCTGCAAGTGCTGCGCGCAGCTTCGAGAGCATCGCTTCGCTATCCGGCGCCACATAGAGAAGCGTCGCGAACGCGGCCGCGCCGCCAAGGACGGGAGGTCTTGCGGCAAGTCGGGCAATCTCGTCGGCGAGCGTCAGATTTTCGGCGTGAATCAGCTTGCCGCCGCTC includes:
- a CDS encoding Urease operon accessory protein, encoding MQEGRVVMIVGNGEVPEGAAAMIDTADLVIRFNDCRSIGKGGSKTDIIAVCNTGRPALAMLGGGRWKTSDPVRQAREIWSVRSGAKFAAMRAGLAATHPDLDDFCDDYTAGFESFARATGRKHRAVPPETQERLERDLARFEPSPYVVPSSGLVAVADILLNAASSGDRIVLAGFGHSGWAWHPFAAERRYVDALAADGRLRRLDQSISSDLPQGA
- a CDS encoding lysozyme inhibitor LprI family protein, which encodes MRPIAPVTALLLIVSTASAFAQEQPEVNCQEAVTQMDLNLCAHRDFEAADMELNSIYRQAIAAMQATDKELGDINAAHVGAVGALKKAQRAWIGYRDGQCELAGFEARGGSMEPMLVSGCLADLTRKRTAELKELLEPAGN
- a CDS encoding urease subunit beta, which gives rise to MIPGEIIAAAGDIELNAGLETATIEVSNSGDRPVQVGSHYHFAETNPGLNFDRQVAYGMRLDIPAGTAVRFEPGQTRQVTLIPLSGKREVFGFRQQVMGKL
- a CDS encoding urease subunit gamma; translation: MNLTPREKDKLLISMAAMVARRRLERGVKLNHPEAIALITDFVVEGARDGRSVAELMEAGAHVLTRDQVMEGIPDMIHDIQIEATFPDGTKLVTVHEPIR